The Anaerotignum propionicum DSM 1682 sequence TTACCATAATCAATATCCGCAATATTGGTACAAACCTTGTTTAAGAAATGTCTATCATGGGATACAACAATAACGGTATTTTCAAAGTTCATTAAGAAGTCTTCTAACCATCTGATTGCATGAATATCCAAATGGTTGGTTGGCTCGTCCAGAAGTAAAATATCAGGATTTCCAAATAACGCCTGAGCCAAAAGCACCTTTACCTTCTGGGTACCTGTCAATTCCTTCATTTTTACATAATGCAATTCATTGGTGATACCCAAGCCGTTTAACAAGATTTCCGCATTAGATTCTGCAGACCATCCGTCCAATTCTGCGAATTCCCCTTCCAGCTCAGAAACCTTAATACCATCCTCATCGGTAAAATCCGCCTTGGAATAAAGCTCTTCTTTTTCCTTCATAATTTCATACAATCTTTTATGACCATACAAAACCGTCTGAACAACTTCCAATTCATCAAACAGGAAGTGATCCTGCTTCAAAACAGCCATTCTTTCGCCGGGAGTTATAAATACAGAACCTTTGTTGGGTTCAATTTCCCCAGATAAAATTTTTAAAAAAGTAGACTTTCCGGCGCCATTGGCACCAATGAGTCCATAACAATTTCCTTTTGTAAAGTTAATATTTACATCATTAAAAAGCACTCTGCCCCCGTATTGAAGGCTGACACCTTGTGCTGCGATCATAGTATATTCTCTCCTTTTTTCAAGTCAATCCTTTTTATTATAGCATCATCCCACAAAAAAAACAGTATTATTTATGAAATCCATTCATTATCAGCACTTCTTACGTTTTTTTACTGAAATTCATCCCTTTCCTCTTCATTTTACCAAAAAAATAAAACCCCTGTTTTCACAAGGGTCTCAGGCTATCGAAATAAAGTAACTATTCTTTGAAAAATGCACTGCTCTTTCAAGGTTTTTTCATGTGCCTGAAAAAGCACACGCTTTATCTACTTTTTATCCTTTGCAGAATTGCTTTCTATCAAAGAAATTTCTTTTTCATAATTAATGGCACTTCTCGCTCCAGATGGAATATCTATCTTTTTCACTTCTCCCAGCTTAGAAATATTTTGCGTAATCGTATATTTTTCAACCTTGATAGACTCAGTACCTTCCTGCCCCAATTCCTGCAAAACATGGTTCATAACAGTTTCTAAGGTTTTCCCAAAATCAACGGTAAAGGAAAGGGGTGTTCCATCCTCTTTTAACTGAATTTCAAAGGGAACTGCTTCCACATCAGAATAATAATTTTCACCAACACCATTCATTCCCGCAATCTGTAGGAAAAATCCCGCTTCGGATACGTCATAAACCTTTTGCGCCGGTATCTCTCCGGTTATGGTCACAATACCGCTTTTTGCAGAAACCAGCTTCCATTTATCCCCTGCATCCAACAAAATACTCATATCCTTAACGGCATCATACATGCCCACAAACTTCTTCGCATTTTCTTCTGCCAATGTCATTTCTGTCCACTGTCCATCATATGACATATACATGTTTACATCATCATTCACTTTTTCCAAATACATTTGAGAATCCATCGTTGTCTTTCCAAACAAGTCTTGAGTTAAAATCCCCACTGCCAATGGTTCTCGAAGCATTTCAATTTTAGCTTTTGAAATTGTTTTGTCTTCCTCTTTACCCATTTGCGCCTCTGCATAAAAATCAGCGGCAAAGCTTGGGGCTGCTTCCAGCTTCGCCTTCGCCGAAGCAATATAATTCTCTGTTCCGCCTTCGGCCAAAGCTACTTCCACATTGGAGGTAGGTTTTGCATTGCATCCACTTAAGAAAACCATTACACATAAAGCCATAGTGATTGCAACTTTAATTTTATTTTTCACCCTAACACCTCCTTTAGCAATTCATCAGAAACCATAAAAATTACGGGATCAGGATGTCCATAAGGTCGACATCCATTGAAAAAAGCTCATTTGCTTTTAGCCTTTTTCAATTATCCTTTAACAAATAGTTGCGCCCTTGCTACCAAAAGGTCATTGAAACGCCTATTCCTCTGGACTGGGGCAATGCCCATCCTAGGGATTCTTTTTTCATCCGCCTTCACATTCATAGCCTGCCAATCAGACACCGCATGAGTAAAGTGGTGCTTTCAGTGAAGAAGATAAGAATTCATAAATTTATGGTTACATTTATTCTATCCAAATATATATGCCCTTTCAAGGGATTTTGAAATGTTTCAGAAAAATATAAGAAATGCTTCTTTTTCTTAATAGTTCTCTCCACTTTTCCGATATTTTCTGGAATTTTTTTACTTTATTCGCCACTTGGACTTTTTTTAATCCCGCACAATCTCCGCCAAATGGCAAATTACCTCACCTGCTAAAACCATCCCGGCTGACGGAGGCACAAAAGAGAGGCTGCCCGGTATCTGTCTCTTTCCGCTTTCCCCAGACTCCCGTGGTTTTCTCGGCAGTTCCTTGGAAAAAACCACCTTAACGTCTCGTATGTCTCTATCTTTCAGTTCTTTGCGCATCACCTTCGCCAAAGGACAAACAGAGGTCTTTGCAATATCCGCCACTTCAAATTTGGAAGGGTCAATCTTATTTCCCGTTCCCATACAGCTAATGATGGGCACGCCTGCTTTTTTTGCCTCTTCAATTAATATTATTTTGGAGGTAATCATATCTATGGCATCCACGATATAATCGTATTTCCCAAAATCAATCAAACCTCTGTTTTCATTGGTAAAAAAAACAGAATGTGTCTCCACTGTTGTTTGCGGTAAAATATCATAAATACGTTCTTTCATTACCTCTGTTTTAAACTGCCCCACAGTTTTTTGGGTTGCAATGAGCTGGCGGTTCATGTTTGTTAAGGACACACAATCACCATCAATCAGGGTTAAATGCCCGATTCCTCCCCTTGCCAATGCTTCCGTGGCAAAGGAGCCGACTCCACCTATTCCAAAAACAGCGACCTTTGCCTGCTTTAACTTGCTTAAACCGTCTTCCCCCAACAAAAGCTCTGCTCTGGATAACTCGTGTAATTCTTTCTGCATTTCATTTCACCTTTTTCTTTTTTTCATTCCTCAGCTCTTTAGGCAAAGATTGCCAAGGCAAAGGCTCATATATGTGGAACATCTTACGGACAATGCTGTCACCTGCGCCCCTTAGCTGATAGTCCGCCGCCTTTACGGCATCTTCGCTGGCATCAACCGTTACAAAGGACAAGTCTGCTGCCTGCATCATGGACGCATCATTCTTGTTACTTCCGAAAACCACCGTTTTTTTCTGAGGCATCTTTTCCAAAAGCCTATTCATCATATATTCCTTTGTGGCATTTTTATGATAAATTTTTAAATGACAGTAGTCTTTTGGGGTCTCCAATTTATCCCTCAAAAAGAGAAGTTCTCTCTCTTTATCTATTTCAACCAATTTTTCCGTAACAAAGTCCGCAGTCTCATCCTTTACTACAAGGAGAATATAAACTACAATGCCCTCCTCGGGACGCTCTCCATAAACATAGTTTCTATGGGGGGAAAGACGCAGTTGGTGATAAAGCTTTTGTTCTTCTTCATTTTTAAAGTCATGATAATAAATCAGCAGAACATCCTGCCAAACTACGTTTAAAAAATAATGTAAATCCAGCTCCCGCAAAAAAGCTTCAATCTTCTCCGTCATCGCCTTGGAAAGACCGTGACAAGCTAAATAACGCTTCTCATTCATATCATAAAGCACAGCCCCATCCATTGCGATAATTGGCAATTTCATATGAAGCATGCCTATATCCGCCATTAGTGATGCAGGCGTACGTTCCGTTGCAATGGTAAACGCCATGCCATCCTTTAGCAACTGATTCAATTCAAAAATGCTATAGGGGGTCATTCCGGTTTTTTCTCCATAGATTACCCCATCAAACCCAGATACAAAAAGAAAGTCCTTCTCTTTGCGTCGGGGTAAATGAGCCATATTTACTCCCAAAGAGACTAAAATCCCCACGATGGTTTCCACAGAACGATTGACTGCATCCATAAGGGGTGTGGAATCGCCAGTGCTTAAAGTAACACTTAATAAAACAACCCCCGCTAAAGCTGAGGCTCCTGGTTTTTTTAACAACACTGTTGTGTATAAAACAGGGATAACCGTTAAGGATATCACCAAAAAATGCACATACTCATATTCAGGAGGAATGTATAAGCTCACAGATGCCGCAATCAACCCGAAAACTGCCCCTATGATCGTTCCAATAATACGGTTAAAAGCCACATCCACACTATGCTCCACATAAGGCTGCATGCAAATAATTGCAGCAATAGCAGAAAAAATAGGCTTACCATTTCCGCCCGTTAAACTGCTGATTAAAAAACATATTCCCACAGCGATTGCTGTTTTAATCATACGCATGCCTATTCTTGGAAAATATGCCATTCTACGCACTCCTTAAGTCTAATTTTTCTCTTCACAAGTATAAAAGCATATGTCACAGCTGTCAAGCTTCAAAAAAGGCTAAAAGTAGCAGGTATTTTGAAAACAGCAAAGAAAAAAAGCCCCACTGCTTTACACGGATTTTTTATTACAAATCCTGGAAACATAGGCTTTACATTTTTACAAACAAAGGATAACCTCTCCTGTTGAAAATCATTCCAATGAACAATCCGAGGCAAAGGATTTCTCCTTTGCCTCAAAAGTTTCACTCTATGTATTACATTAAGCGGTTGCCTTCAGATTAAAATCCTCAAGCTCCAAAATTGCTGCCTTAATCATATCAGTGGTGATTTCATAAGGCGTATAGTCCAAATCATACTTTTTAACTGCTGCCTCTAAAACAGGATCCAATTCCTCAACGGAAACCTCAATATCAGACAGCTTTGTAGGTAAGTTCATTCCCTTGTAGAACGCAAAGAAACGATCCAATAAGTCATACTGCTTATCCAGTGTCAATAAAACCAATGTGCCGTAAGAAACAACTTCGCCATGACGATGTCTTTCCTCAACCTGAGGCAGCATGGTCATACTGTTAAACAGCGCATGTGCCAAATTGGTATTATACTTATGGGAATCTACCATATTAGATACCATACCAGTGTTAATGAAAATATCCAAAGCAACCTGCTCAATGGCCTCGGAAGGGCGGTTTAACCGACAATCTTCCATAGCTTGGATACCATATTTCAGCAAAGGCTCTGTACAGCAGCTGCACATAGCAACCCCAGCCTGCTCGGATAAGGTTAATTCCGACTCTTTGCCTCTTGCAGAAAATTTAACTTCCGCTTCCTTGCTCATGCCGTCGCCAATACCTGCCCAAAGATATACCTCTGGAGCCT is a genomic window containing:
- a CDS encoding tRNA threonylcarbamoyladenosine dehydratase, coding for MQKELHELSRAELLLGEDGLSKLKQAKVAVFGIGGVGSFATEALARGGIGHLTLIDGDCVSLTNMNRQLIATQKTVGQFKTEVMKERIYDILPQTTVETHSVFFTNENRGLIDFGKYDYIVDAIDMITSKIILIEEAKKAGVPIISCMGTGNKIDPSKFEVADIAKTSVCPLAKVMRKELKDRDIRDVKVVFSKELPRKPRESGESGKRQIPGSLSFVPPSAGMVLAGEVICHLAEIVRD
- a CDS encoding HAD hydrolase family protein is translated as MAYFPRIGMRMIKTAIAVGICFLISSLTGGNGKPIFSAIAAIICMQPYVEHSVDVAFNRIIGTIIGAVFGLIAASVSLYIPPEYEYVHFLVISLTVIPVLYTTVLLKKPGASALAGVVLLSVTLSTGDSTPLMDAVNRSVETIVGILVSLGVNMAHLPRRKEKDFLFVSGFDGVIYGEKTGMTPYSIFELNQLLKDGMAFTIATERTPASLMADIGMLHMKLPIIAMDGAVLYDMNEKRYLACHGLSKAMTEKIEAFLRELDLHYFLNVVWQDVLLIYYHDFKNEEEQKLYHQLRLSPHRNYVYGERPEEGIVVYILLVVKDETADFVTEKLVEIDKERELLFLRDKLETPKDYCHLKIYHKNATKEYMMNRLLEKMPQKKTVVFGSNKNDASMMQAADLSFVTVDASEDAVKAADYQLRGAGDSIVRKMFHIYEPLPWQSLPKELRNEKKKKVK
- a CDS encoding iron-containing alcohol dehydrogenase family protein, producing the protein MESNSIFFPGYTAGENAYREIEAVCSPYGTKAVVIGGKTAMEKTKEYLLEATQGSSVKITDFIWYKGEAAFEYAEELQQLDVVKEADMVFCVGGGKAIDCAKLVADHLKKPYFTFPTIAATCACISALGIYYHTNHVFRDFFRVERPPVHVFISTKVIAEAPEVYLWAGIGDGMSKEAEVKFSARGKESELTLSEQAGVAMCSCCTEPLLKYGIQAMEDCRLNRPSEAIEQVALDIFINTGMVSNMVDSHKYNTNLAHALFNSMTMLPQVEERHRHGEVVSYGTLVLLTLDKQYDLLDRFFAFYKGMNLPTKLSDIEVSVEELDPVLEAAVKKYDLDYTPYEITTDMIKAAILELEDFNLKATA